A region of Candidatus Zixiibacteriota bacterium DNA encodes the following proteins:
- a CDS encoding sodium ion-translocating decarboxylase subunit beta codes for MGFSPQEAASIGIIGGADGPTSIFLASQLAPHLLGPIAVAAYSYMSLVPIIQPPIMRMLTSKQERAIDMPQAKPVSKTAAILFPLVTGIVASLAIPSSAQLIGMLMFGNLLRESGVTERLRKTAGGPMIDIVTIFLGLVVGATMVGANFLTYQTLLILVLGAVAFSFSTAGGIIFAKIINLFLSKDKKINPCIGAAGVSAVPMAARVVQNFVSEETNGKVNPLMPAMGPNVAGVIGSAVAAGVFLSLLG; via the coding sequence GTGGGCTTCTCGCCACAGGAAGCTGCCTCGATTGGCATTATTGGCGGGGCCGACGGTCCGACGTCGATTTTCCTGGCCAGTCAACTGGCTCCGCACCTGCTGGGACCGATTGCTGTGGCCGCCTACAGCTATATGTCGCTAGTACCGATTATCCAGCCGCCTATAATGCGTATGCTTACGAGCAAACAGGAACGGGCCATTGACATGCCTCAGGCCAAACCCGTTTCCAAGACCGCCGCAATCCTGTTCCCATTGGTGACCGGCATTGTGGCCTCGCTGGCGATTCCATCGAGCGCCCAGTTGATAGGGATGCTCATGTTTGGTAATCTCCTCCGCGAGTCCGGCGTAACTGAACGTTTGCGCAAAACAGCCGGTGGTCCGATGATCGACATCGTGACGATTTTCCTGGGATTGGTGGTTGGAGCCACGATGGTAGGTGCCAATTTCCTGACCTACCAAACGCTTCTTATTCTGGTACTTGGCGCGGTAGCATTTTCGTTTAGTACCGCTGGTGGTATCATATTCGCCAAGATCATCAATCTCTTCCTTTCAAAGGACAAGAAGATCAACCCCTGCATAGGCGCGGCCGGTGTTTCGGCGGTTCCGATGGCAGCCCGGGTGGTACAGAATTTCGTTTCTGAAGAAACCAACGGGAAAGTCAATCCGCTTATGCCGGCTATGGGACCCAATGTGGCTGGTGTGATCGGCTCTGCGGTTGCTGCTGGCGTATTCCTGTCGCTGCTGGGTTAA
- a CDS encoding AsmA family protein: protein MIKKILFSVIVVVVLGLVTIFFVRNALVERAVETGCTYALGVETDLGSASLEIGGGSLELKNLNIANPEGFEGDNFLSFRRMMFDVEAGSVLDDEIVIDSFIIEGVELNLEQIDKMGNYRILLDKIKQLDMGESSDEEQKLSIGLVALRDIQVTGSLNLLGKSYEKSYTVENISIRDVGSDGGATIGELAATVVQALTTKALSAGSGVLPEGFGKDLSDLKDEGTEKIKQEASDKLNELGKSLTDGLK from the coding sequence ATGATCAAAAAAATCCTCTTTTCCGTTATTGTAGTTGTAGTCCTGGGACTGGTGACGATCTTTTTTGTGCGAAACGCACTGGTTGAAAGGGCAGTTGAGACTGGTTGCACCTACGCCCTGGGAGTCGAAACGGATCTCGGTTCGGCCAGTCTCGAAATCGGTGGCGGCAGTCTTGAATTGAAGAATCTCAACATTGCCAACCCCGAAGGATTTGAAGGTGATAACTTTCTGTCCTTTCGTCGCATGATGTTCGATGTCGAGGCGGGGTCTGTCCTGGATGATGAAATAGTCATCGACTCCTTCATAATAGAAGGGGTTGAACTCAACCTGGAACAAATCGACAAGATGGGCAACTATCGTATCTTGCTGGACAAAATCAAGCAACTGGACATGGGGGAATCGTCCGACGAGGAACAGAAACTGAGCATCGGGCTGGTGGCGCTGCGGGACATACAAGTGACTGGGTCCCTAAACTTGTTGGGTAAATCCTATGAAAAGTCCTACACGGTAGAGAACATATCCATTCGCGACGTCGGCAGTGATGGCGGTGCTACGATTGGCGAGTTGGCCGCCACGGTCGTTCAAGCGTTGACCACAAAAGCCCTGTCTGCAGGGAGTGGTGTTTTGCCCGAAGGATTCGGGAAAGATCTTTCCGATTTGAAGGATGAGGGCACTGAGAAGATCAAGCAGGAGGCGTCGGATAAACTCAACGAATTAGGCAAATCGTTGACTGATGGCCTGAAGTGA
- a CDS encoding rod shape-determining protein, with the protein MFDALSNDIGIDLGTANTLVYVRNQGIVLNEPSVVAIEKSTGKVLAIGSAAKEMTGRTPGSIAAIRPLKDGVIADFEISEKLIADFIRRVVKHKYLMKPRIVICVPSGITEVEKRAVRDSAENAGAREVYLLQEPMAAAIGVGLPVEQPSGSMIIDVGGGTSEIAVIALNGIVNDTSIRIAGDEMNEAIILYLKKNYNLLIGELTAELIKFKIGSAFPLDKELSMEVKGRDLVAGVPKNLKLSSVQVREALAETVDIIVEAVRQALERTPPELASDILERGIILTGGGALLRGFDKRLRQETNLPVIVADDPLTCVVRGTGKVLEDFSAYSKVLERSRKD; encoded by the coding sequence CTGTTTGACGCTCTCTCTAATGACATCGGAATTGACCTGGGCACTGCCAACACCTTGGTATACGTCCGCAACCAGGGGATAGTACTCAACGAGCCCTCGGTGGTTGCCATTGAGAAATCGACCGGCAAAGTTCTGGCAATCGGATCGGCAGCCAAGGAGATGACCGGACGAACACCCGGCAGCATTGCTGCGATTCGTCCCCTCAAAGATGGCGTCATCGCCGATTTCGAAATCTCTGAAAAACTGATTGCCGATTTCATTCGCCGGGTCGTCAAACACAAGTACTTGATGAAGCCACGGATCGTGATCTGCGTTCCGTCCGGCATTACCGAAGTAGAAAAACGCGCCGTACGCGATTCGGCCGAAAATGCTGGAGCGCGTGAGGTCTACTTGCTTCAGGAACCAATGGCCGCTGCTATCGGCGTTGGCTTGCCGGTAGAGCAGCCTTCCGGTTCAATGATTATTGATGTTGGCGGCGGAACATCAGAGATTGCTGTCATTGCCCTCAACGGGATCGTCAATGACACTTCAATTCGCATTGCCGGCGACGAAATGAACGAAGCTATTATCCTGTATCTCAAGAAGAACTATAATCTTCTCATTGGCGAACTGACTGCCGAACTGATAAAATTCAAGATTGGCTCGGCCTTTCCACTGGATAAAGAACTCTCCATGGAAGTCAAGGGGCGCGACCTGGTGGCCGGTGTGCCGAAGAATCTTAAACTCTCATCGGTTCAGGTGCGGGAAGCGCTGGCCGAAACGGTTGATATTATAGTGGAGGCCGTTCGTCAGGCTCTTGAGCGCACACCTCCGGAACTGGCATCTGATATACTCGAGCGCGGGATCATTCTCACTGGCGGCGGGGCGCTCCTGCGTGGGTTCGATAAACGCCTGCGCCAGGAGACCAATCTTCCCGTCATCGTAGCCGACGATCCTCTGACCTGTGTTGTTCGCGGAACCGGCAAGGTACTGGAGGATTTCAGCGCCTATTCCAAAGTCCTTGAGCGCAGCCGCAAAGACTGA
- a CDS encoding sigma-70 family RNA polymerase sigma factor, with protein sequence MEKANNETITRLVDQAQHGDQEAFSELVRLKMNDIVALTYRMTGDRETAKDLAQETFITAWEKLSSFRGESAFGSWLYRIATNKTLNLLNRPSSHETQLEIEPTTSSTPESQLARKELQNDIREFMLQLPPGQRVVFDLRFYKQLTFDEISQTTGRAVGTVKTHYRQAVIKLRQWAVEKGWRS encoded by the coding sequence ATGGAGAAAGCAAACAACGAGACAATCACCCGGCTTGTGGATCAAGCCCAACATGGTGACCAAGAGGCGTTTTCTGAATTGGTGCGACTCAAAATGAACGACATTGTAGCCCTGACATATCGGATGACCGGCGATCGCGAGACGGCGAAAGACCTGGCCCAGGAAACATTTATAACCGCCTGGGAGAAGCTGTCCTCTTTTCGCGGCGAAAGCGCGTTTGGCAGCTGGCTGTATCGGATTGCCACTAATAAGACTCTCAATTTGCTGAATCGACCGTCATCCCACGAGACCCAGCTTGAAATTGAACCGACAACATCATCGACCCCCGAATCCCAATTAGCTCGCAAAGAATTACAGAACGACATACGGGAGTTCATGCTGCAACTTCCCCCCGGGCAACGAGTAGTGTTTGATCTTCGTTTCTACAAACAACTGACTTTCGACGAGATTTCACAAACTACGGGTCGTGCCGTCGGAACGGTCAAAACCCATTATCGCCAGGCAGTAATCAAACTGCGTCAGTGGGCTGTCGAGAAAGGATGGCGGTCATGA
- a CDS encoding Spy/CpxP family protein refolding chaperone: MKKTLVVTMALALLATAALAQSGFHGKGHGGGQMQMGQHPQCAGPHHGKGPNQGMSKLLMFADEIGLTDDQQEKIKTLSLEHKMAMVDLHATAKKTNLQVKALMTDDAPESEVLRAMEKASQAKFEISKAKYLQRQQCLGFLTDEQQDKLKELRQDRRGQRFEGKGDGRRKSFRDGRHGR, from the coding sequence ATGAAGAAGACATTAGTTGTGACAATGGCGTTGGCACTCCTGGCCACAGCCGCATTAGCTCAGTCCGGCTTTCACGGGAAAGGTCATGGTGGTGGTCAGATGCAAATGGGTCAACATCCCCAATGTGCAGGACCGCATCATGGAAAGGGACCGAATCAGGGCATGAGCAAACTGTTGATGTTCGCCGATGAAATCGGGCTGACTGATGACCAGCAAGAGAAGATCAAAACGCTCTCACTGGAACACAAGATGGCAATGGTGGACCTGCACGCCACCGCGAAGAAAACCAATCTTCAGGTGAAGGCTCTAATGACCGACGATGCCCCTGAGTCGGAAGTTCTCAGGGCTATGGAAAAGGCATCGCAGGCAAAGTTTGAGATCTCCAAGGCTAAGTACCTTCAGCGCCAACAATGCCTGGGATTTCTCACCGACGAGCAGCAGGACAAGCTGAAAGAACTACGTCAGGACCGCCGTGGACAACGTTTCGAAGGTAAAGGTGACGGTCGCCGGAAATCATTCCGTGATGGCCGGCACGGTCGGTAG
- the rnr gene encoding ribonuclease R — protein MNFTPDQIVAFIRQKSDQPMKPKELARALDIPRPRYPEFRQVIKSLLASGELVKLKRGRIGLAQQMDIVVGEISITRGGLGFVPQEGEEKDILIPAHALSTALIGDRVMVRLTGTQVSRSLGDRRTGTVVKIVERAQRNIVGVFRLGQHFAYVSPDNVRIHRDIYIPAEQTTGILEGQKVVCVITEWNDPALNPIGEITEVLGFVGDPGVDMLTVIKSFNLPEEFPDEIINAAERVTARDITDEMTHRLDLTADCVYTIDPADAKDHDDAVSVEETPNGYRLGVHIADVSFWVEPGTALDKEAFHRGNSVYLPGMVIPMLPEVLSNDVCSLRPNRKRLAHSVLIDFDKKGKMVSWKVADTLIKSCAKLSYEDVQDFFDNGLPQGTAASRLSHIADSLTLAKKLAAILSRKRFGEGSLDFDLPEAKIILDDDGDVIELGNRVRLESHRLVEEFMLAANQAVALELFRNGLQLLYRVHGRPDLEKLEAFSSMMTKLGYSFPVSDTIRPIQLARFLEKVKGVPEEEFINELLLRSMQKAVYQRENIGHFGLAFTHYAHFTSPIRRYPDLLIHRLLRARKNGRYESSFAKRISSVIDHVGTHCSETERTAEKAERRAVKVKQVQYMARHVGDEFDGIVAGVMSFGFFVRLDGVGAEGLVRISNVDDDYYRHDEQQSRLVGRNSGRTFRLGDRLRVGITKVDTDNHEIDLFVVDDKPPRKRASSKGHGRTGRKAPQTRYRRRK, from the coding sequence ATGAATTTCACACCAGATCAAATCGTGGCCTTCATCCGCCAGAAATCCGACCAACCGATGAAACCTAAAGAACTGGCCCGGGCGCTGGATATCCCTCGTCCTCGCTACCCGGAGTTTCGCCAGGTGATAAAGAGTCTGCTCGCCTCCGGCGAACTGGTCAAACTCAAACGCGGCCGTATTGGATTGGCGCAGCAGATGGATATCGTGGTCGGAGAAATCAGCATTACCCGTGGAGGGCTTGGCTTTGTGCCTCAGGAGGGAGAGGAGAAAGACATCCTGATTCCCGCCCATGCTCTGTCCACGGCGCTTATTGGCGACCGCGTGATGGTCCGTCTGACGGGGACACAAGTTTCTCGGTCGCTCGGTGATCGTCGTACTGGTACAGTTGTCAAGATCGTCGAACGGGCGCAACGCAATATCGTGGGTGTGTTCCGGCTGGGACAACATTTTGCTTATGTCTCGCCCGACAACGTCCGCATACATCGCGATATTTACATCCCGGCCGAGCAAACTACCGGCATCCTCGAAGGTCAGAAGGTTGTCTGTGTTATCACCGAATGGAACGATCCCGCGCTTAATCCCATCGGGGAAATCACAGAAGTACTTGGGTTCGTCGGCGATCCGGGCGTGGACATGCTGACCGTAATCAAGAGCTTCAATCTGCCGGAAGAATTCCCCGACGAGATCATCAACGCCGCAGAAAGAGTCACAGCAAGAGACATAACTGACGAGATGACCCATCGCCTCGATCTTACCGCTGACTGTGTTTATACTATTGACCCGGCCGATGCCAAGGATCATGATGACGCCGTATCAGTGGAAGAAACTCCGAATGGTTATCGTCTCGGCGTTCATATCGCCGACGTTTCTTTTTGGGTTGAACCGGGAACAGCCCTGGACAAGGAGGCATTTCATCGGGGTAACTCGGTCTATTTGCCGGGTATGGTGATTCCGATGCTGCCGGAAGTTCTGTCTAACGATGTCTGCTCTCTTCGCCCCAACCGGAAACGACTCGCCCACTCGGTTCTGATCGATTTCGACAAAAAGGGCAAGATGGTCTCGTGGAAAGTAGCCGACACGCTGATCAAGTCATGCGCCAAATTGTCATACGAGGACGTTCAGGACTTCTTTGATAATGGCCTTCCGCAAGGAACAGCAGCATCTCGGCTTAGTCATATAGCTGACAGTCTGACCCTGGCTAAGAAACTGGCCGCGATCCTTAGTCGGAAACGATTCGGCGAAGGCTCACTTGATTTCGATTTACCCGAGGCTAAGATCATTCTCGATGACGACGGCGATGTAATCGAGCTTGGCAATCGTGTTCGTCTGGAATCGCATCGTCTGGTCGAGGAGTTTATGCTAGCGGCCAACCAGGCAGTGGCGCTTGAATTGTTTCGCAACGGGTTGCAGTTGTTGTACCGTGTTCACGGACGACCGGACCTTGAGAAGCTCGAAGCTTTCTCATCGATGATGACTAAACTGGGATACTCGTTTCCGGTTTCAGACACGATTCGTCCTATCCAACTAGCCCGGTTTCTTGAGAAGGTCAAGGGAGTTCCAGAAGAAGAATTTATCAATGAACTGCTACTACGTTCGATGCAGAAGGCAGTTTACCAGCGTGAGAATATCGGCCACTTCGGATTGGCTTTCACTCACTATGCTCATTTTACATCGCCCATTCGACGATATCCTGATTTGCTGATCCATCGTCTTCTCCGGGCGCGGAAGAATGGCCGTTACGAATCATCTTTTGCAAAACGGATTTCCAGCGTGATTGACCATGTCGGCACTCACTGCTCCGAGACTGAGCGCACAGCCGAGAAAGCCGAGCGAAGGGCAGTGAAGGTCAAACAGGTTCAGTATATGGCACGCCATGTCGGCGACGAGTTTGACGGTATTGTGGCTGGTGTAATGAGCTTTGGATTTTTTGTGCGGCTTGACGGTGTCGGTGCAGAGGGATTAGTGCGGATTTCAAACGTGGATGACGACTACTACCGCCATGACGAACAGCAATCACGGCTGGTGGGACGAAACTCCGGACGGACTTTCCGTCTCGGCGACCGACTACGGGTTGGTATTACCAAGGTAGACACTGATAATCATGAGATAGATTTGTTCGTAGTTGATGACAAACCTCCCAGGAAACGAGCCTCTTCTAAGGGACACGGTCGAACGGGCAGGAAAGCTCCACAGACACGCTATCGAAGACGAAAGTAA
- a CDS encoding sigma-54 dependent transcriptional regulator, translating into MNRTLILIDPKREEVEPIDWTSIGFVVEELSELYQIARESQVDVILIDDTRIELKPSVATKLRRYNGQMEMWLLTGDDYYENYETDYIDGLLPRSLGQTKIAQKLKQILHSKDLLEQYEMVGRSARMKAIAETIERVAITDIPILVEGPSGSGKELVAKALHRYSERQGKPFVAINCGALAEGLLESELFGHERGAFTGSVSKREGLFHKASGGTMFLDEIGETKPDMQVKLLRVLEDGTYYPVGSSTARRADVRVVAATNRDLAAAIAERSFREDLYFRIGVVKIVLPPLLERKGDIQPLLAHFWVGYPEMQYSDAALDLLIKYDWPGNIRQLKNFTDRMIALKPTGLIETDDVESFLEEQHAQRDNLPVSTGRTVEEAGQELIYRAIMQLGNEVRLLRDLITAHMPGNQELRASGAVPSSPERGNTMEQMEEMLIRQVLDETHGNRKETARRLGIGERTLYRKLKKYDLR; encoded by the coding sequence ATGAATCGTACTTTAATTCTGATCGATCCGAAACGAGAAGAAGTCGAACCGATCGACTGGACCAGTATTGGTTTCGTGGTGGAAGAACTGTCTGAGTTGTACCAGATCGCCAGAGAGAGTCAGGTTGATGTTATTTTGATCGATGATACGAGGATCGAACTGAAACCGTCTGTGGCGACCAAGCTCCGCCGCTACAATGGTCAGATGGAGATGTGGTTGTTGACGGGCGATGATTATTACGAGAATTACGAAACCGACTATATCGACGGCCTTCTCCCCCGCAGTCTGGGACAGACAAAGATCGCGCAGAAGCTCAAACAGATACTGCACTCAAAAGACCTTCTGGAACAATACGAAATGGTCGGCCGTTCAGCACGTATGAAAGCCATCGCGGAGACAATCGAGCGCGTCGCCATTACTGATATACCGATCCTGGTGGAAGGACCATCAGGGTCCGGAAAAGAGCTGGTAGCTAAAGCACTACATCGCTATTCCGAACGACAGGGAAAGCCGTTTGTGGCCATCAATTGTGGCGCCCTCGCCGAGGGTCTATTGGAATCGGAGCTGTTCGGTCACGAGCGGGGAGCTTTCACCGGTTCGGTGTCGAAACGGGAAGGGCTTTTTCACAAGGCCAGCGGGGGAACGATGTTCCTCGACGAAATCGGCGAGACCAAACCTGACATGCAAGTGAAGCTCCTGCGTGTCCTTGAGGATGGCACCTATTATCCGGTTGGATCATCGACCGCTCGTCGGGCTGATGTGCGGGTCGTGGCCGCTACCAACAGGGATCTGGCAGCAGCCATAGCCGAACGGTCGTTCCGCGAGGACTTGTATTTCCGCATCGGCGTGGTCAAGATCGTGCTCCCGCCGTTGCTTGAACGCAAAGGTGATATCCAGCCGTTGTTGGCTCACTTCTGGGTGGGGTATCCCGAGATGCAATACTCCGACGCCGCACTGGACCTGCTGATCAAGTACGACTGGCCGGGTAATATTCGCCAACTGAAAAATTTCACTGACCGTATGATCGCTCTTAAACCGACAGGCCTGATTGAGACCGATGATGTTGAGAGTTTCCTTGAGGAACAACATGCGCAGAGAGACAATCTTCCGGTATCAACCGGTCGAACGGTTGAGGAGGCGGGTCAGGAATTGATCTACCGGGCCATCATGCAACTCGGAAATGAAGTTCGCCTTCTACGCGATCTGATCACCGCGCATATGCCGGGTAACCAGGAATTGCGAGCGTCGGGCGCGGTGCCGAGCAGTCCCGAGCGCGGAAACACAATGGAGCAGATGGAGGAAATGCTCATCAGGCAGGTTCTTGATGAAACCCACGGGAATCGTAAAGAGACGGCGCGTCGTCTCGGTATCGGAGAGCGCACCCTGTACCGTAAGCTGAAAAAATACGACCTTCGCTGA